The genomic interval TGCCGCATGCCGCCCGAATAGGTGCGCGGCGCGTCGTCGATGCGGCCGGTGTCGATCTCGACCCGCTCCAGCCAGTCGTTGGCGACGCTGCGGATCTTGCCGTAGTGATTCCAGCCGACCGCCATCAGCCGCTCACCGACATTGGCGCCGGCGGAGACCGCCATGCGCAGGCCCTGTGCGGGATCCTGATGCACGAAGCCCCAATCGGTGCGCAGCAGCAGCCGGCGTTCGGCTTCGCCGAGTTCGGCAAGATCGCGCAGGATGCCGTCACGCATCCGGTAGGACACGCGACCGGCGCTCGGCGTCATCTGCCCCGACAGCATCTGCAGCAGGGTCGATTTGCCGGACCCGGATTCGCCGACGATCGCCAGCACTTCGCCGGGGAAGAGCTCGAACGACACGGCGCGACAGGCATCGATCCGGCCGTAGCGTTTCGACAGGCCGTCGGCGATCAGCAGCGGCTGATCGGCCGCGGTGAAGGCGCCCGGTGCGGCGGACGAGATGCGATCAAGCATGGACGCTCTCCATCGGTGCGGTTTCGCTGCCGGTGTGGCCCTGGGCGCGGCGGCCTTCGCAATAATCGGTGTCGGAGCAGACGAACATCCGGCTGCCGGCGTTATCGGTGACGATCTCGTCGAGATAGGAATCGTCGGCGCCGCACAGCGCGCAGC from Rhodopseudomonas palustris carries:
- the phnK gene encoding phosphonate C-P lyase system protein PhnK, translating into MLDRISSAAPGAFTAADQPLLIADGLSKRYGRIDACRAVSFELFPGEVLAIVGESGSGKSTLLQMLSGQMTPSAGRVSYRMRDGILRDLAELGEAERRLLLRTDWGFVHQDPAQGLRMAVSAGANVGERLMAVGWNHYGKIRSVANDWLERVEIDTGRIDDAPRTYSGGMRQRLQIARNLVTDPRLIFMDEPTGGLDVSVQARLLDLVRSLVAELGLAAIVVTHDLAVARLLSHRILVMKSGRVIETGLTDQVLDDPREPYTQLLVSSILPA